The genome window ACAAGCCACAGGCAATCGAGCTCAATCTTCGGCTCAACCCCCACCCCAATATGTGCCTCCTCGAATCCGCAGACGTAGGGATGATTCGAACATTAAAGGCAGATGCATGGCTTCAAGTTCTGTCATCAACCCTCCAAATTTTCAGGAAACATCTGATGATGATGGAAGCCCTATTCTAAGAAATCCCAACAAGTGACCATTGGGTAGTGCTGCCTACAGTTCTGATAAAAAAAGGCTCAAGAGGAACCAATTCCCGAAGGTCGGGTTCGGATAACTACCAAGAGGCACTTAGCAATTTCAATAGATTTTCCTCCATAGTTTCGAATGAAAGAGTAGCAAAGGAGAAGTATTCAATTGAAGTAGCCAAAAAAATTGTGGAAGGACTGAAGTTAGAGAGAAGACTGCACATGTATCTGTTAAAAGAATTGTTTCCATGCTTTATTTCTTAACTTCAGTGAGAGTAAGCAGATGACATGGATTGAGTTGTTCATCGTGCCGAAAATGGAGGGAAAGTGAGGAAGTTCAGATAACTTTAAGTTTTAAAATGTCATCTAACTTATATGTTATGATGGATAACGTTTGTATTTGATATTTATGATTAAGTTGCTGTTTGTGGTGGATTGTATTTGCAATTTACCACCAGATTTTGGCTCAGATATCCATTTTTTCGACTTCTGATGTAATTAagttgctttttatttaagtaatCCCGGATATCCTATATGATTTGCCATTATTAAACTTATAACTGATTCAAGCACATACAAGCTTTTAATTTAAGAACTCTATGTGATGtacaagtgaattttttttttctacccgAAGATCAATTGGTTCATCGGCTCACTTGTGAAACAAACAAGCCATTATAGCATACTTTTTAACTTAAAGAAGTGACCAAATAAAGTATTGCCATTCTCACGGTTCATTCAACTTCTAGGGCCAATAATATGACTGACGTGTCTAGTAATAGGGGTAACTTTCATTTGAAACCCACGTGACTTTCATTTAGAgccatttatatatttatgatTCATATTGGGATAACTTTTGGCAGACCCACTAACATGgactatacatttttttaatataatcaattaaaaaataatatggGCCACCACTTTGAAATGAATCACCATGGCTTTATATTTATTTCTCTGTTAAACATGCTGGATACTAAGATTTTGAAGGTTACGACAAAAACAGTGTAGGCCTCCTTTTTGTCCATGTCGTTGAAATAAGCCACTACATATTAATGATCGACCACACCTTTTTATATCTCTATTTGAATAACGTTAAATTTGACTTGTCGTTTCTAAATTCCCCAAGAGTAGTGCATTGACGGTCTTTTATTGTAGTTTTCTGTATTTAAATGACAGCAGAGTAAGTTGCAGCCTTGCCTTTGATATATGTTACTGCTACATTCTCTATTTAAAGACTTGTCATGTATTAACGCTCCACCTCACCATCATTCAATTAGTCTATCGTTGACTGTCTGTATAGTCCTGGCCTTTTTCTTGGTGTTCATTATCGTTCAATTAATAGTTGTTTTTGTGTCCTCAATAGCATGCTTTTGTCCAAGTTCACACATGGCCAACTTTAATCCATATTTCGCTTCCTTCTCTTCTGGCTCAAGCTCTCAAGAAGATGAAGAGGCCATTCTGAACGATGCAGCTATGCTGCTTTTTTCATCGGATGCGGAACATTACGATGGGCCTCTTATAAAAATACTATGCTGCAATGGAGACATGCTTGGTTGGAAGTGGGTTCAAGTACTAATAACAGGTCACCCATTACGTATATCGGAGAATTGCCGAATCACAGTCGATAATTTCATACGACTTTGTGAAATTCTAGTAAGCAATAACTATGTTCCTCAAAATCCACACAAGCACATGTCGATTGAGGAATCGCTAGGCATGATTTTAGTTATGTTAAATCATAGCACGTGAACTCGTGTAGTGGCTAAAAGATCCTAACATTCAATAGAAACCATCCACAGAAATGTAGCGGAAGTGTTGTTGGGGTTATGTCGATTTGCAGAAAGAATTATTCGACCAAAACAAAGTGACGATATGCATCCACAAATGCGATATAACACCAAATACTATCCTTGGTTTAAGGTAAAACATATCTTCACTCTCTCCAATAAATGAATTAAGGATGGAATATAACAAAAAATTGGTATTTTCATAATGCTTTCTGTACTTAACTTATGGATATATTTGTTCCTCCATTTCCAATTGTTATGCTGTGACTGAGGCCCAATCATTTAATTTACCTCCAAATTGCATAGGCAGATCAAAAGCACTCAAGAAAATCGCTTTCTCTTAATAGTGTCACCTAAGTCTAATATTTTAATACTAAGGTTTTTTTAATAACTAGATTTATAACTGGCTATACTTCAAATTATAAACTGTAGGACTGTTTAGGTGCTTTCGACGGCACTCATATCCCTGCTTCAGTTCCAATAATAGAGCAGATGGCCTACACTAATAGGCATAGGACTCAATCACAAAACGTATTAGCTGTGTATGACCATGGTATGCGACTTATTTATGTTTATGCTAGATGGGAAGGTACCGCACATGATGCATAGGTGCTAGAAAGTGCAATGAGAATGTACACCGATTTTCCAGTTCCTCCCCAAGGTTATAACTTTTTTGTATTATTTATACAACTTGGATGCACATATATATTGGGATATTTGATGATCTAAAATTTTATACCTtaaaataaatgtatttataccACTACTCTGATTTTCGCGAATGTAGGTAAGTTCTACCTCATTGACGCGGCTTATAAGATGGTGCCAGATTTTTTAGCACCATTCAAGGGAGGACGTAATATAAGAGTTGGACAAGGACATGGTCAAAACCAAGGGCCGAAAGAGCTATATAATACCTGTCACTTTCAACCTCGTAATGTAATTGAACGTACTTTCGGTGTCTTGAAGCAGCGATTTGCCTATTTAAGAGGACCGGTTCCATATTCATATATGCAAAAGCAAATCAATGTAGTGATTGCGTGTTGTGCACTACACAATTTTCTAAGAAAAAATCAACCTTCGAATAATCACTTCATGCTGTATGAACAAGAGGGCATGCAATTCGAAGGCAAATGTGGAGCTCTTCCATACCTACAGATACAACCGTTGACAGTGTCCCCATAAGAAATAGAAGATTGGAAGGCAATGATAGAAGAAATGGTTAATCAAATGCATACTGCATCACAAAGGCGGAGATAGTAGTTGAATGAGCATCACTGGCCAACACGCTGCATGCGTAGGTGACGACGAAATAAGCATAAAAATGGATGAGGGTACGGTGGAGTTTACCTCAAAATGCATGTTGTTTTAAACTCTTTCTATATGGATGAGTTAAATTTAGGAAGTTATTGAATTCGTATAGTAGGAGATGTAGGATGAGTGAAATAAATTGTGCAATTGTTTGTTTTTGTCACTTGGATTGTCTTTACTTTCTTGGAAACCCACATTTATGCCTGATGTACTGGTGTGTTTCAAGCATTCTATATTAATAGAAGTTGTTTCATTATTCACCGCAACCGCTTATACTCACAACTCTCAAAGTAGGCCACCCACAACTCTAGACACACATCCAAAGAGAACGGATGGGACCCAATATGGAAATCCAGCTAGCATTCATCCTACAATGGCCACGTTTTAGAACTTTGCTTCTCGATTTTTTTGAATTGTCCTCGTCAGCATTACATTTCGTCAATACATGCAGTCTGCAAACTGCAAACCCAAATGTTTTTTTCGTTATCTGAAATAATTCGAAGGAGTGGTAAATATTATGTCaaatattatttcaaatattatCTATCCAAACACTCTGAATATCATTTTGTTCACTAAAAATTGAGAATTCAACAGGAAAATATTCACCTCTTCTATCACTTTTTaagattttgattttcttttctaattgattttcaacaAGTGATTTGTGAGAATTTGGCTAACTTAATTGTCTGTTGGAAGCCAAAGTTTCTGAAacatttttggcaatttttatCTATTGAAAGGACTTAATGGGGCCTTTCAATGTCCATAAATGTCTATAAATATGTGAAATAGTGGTTGAATATATTGTGACCCTTGGATTGTCTTTTCACTAGATTattggaaaaataaaacaagataatAGAATAGTGCAAAAACTTCActaacaaatttcacaaaaaataggGAATTTGTTGATGATTCTTGACACATGTACAAATACTATTCTTAAGGTGTTTATTGCCCCAACTACACATAGTAGTTTACTTCTGGGTTAAGGTAATATACTTCTAGGATATAACAAGAATAAAGAACTTTAAACAGCAAAACCAAAGGTCTTTTACTAAGAAATTATCAAAATGGCTAAATTAGTTTGTTTCACCAAAAGTTTGTCATTTATATAGGAAAGACAATCCAAAAGATATCAAAACTAAAGAGGCACAATTATCTCACTTCAATGATCATTAAGAGGCTGCTTTAGTCTCCTttaataggaaaaaaaatatcaaaactGTTTCCTCGCTATAATGATCATCGAGACGTTGTAATTAGTCTCATTCAATGAACAACAAATGTCAAAATCGTTTCTTCACTACAATGGTCATTAAGAGGCTAAACTaagcatttttcttttgttgcttattttgaatttaacaagttttattttcatttcagttcgcaaaatattccaacaatcccccacttagtttgtgaatgaaatgaacaaactAACATACATAAAACACCATGCATAAAAATAAGTATCATTAGATTTAAACTTTTCTTTAGCATTAGCATATCACTTTGAATTAATCAAATCATGGTTGTTTATAAAATATTAAACCAAGATTTGAAAATTAGCCTAGAAACACCACACGCCTGGCATTTAAACAGTTGATCAATTCATAAAAATCTTTAGCACTATTACTGGCTATATGATCCATCCTAGATTCATGATTATAAAATAAGCAAACCAAACTTTTACTAGAATCGACACCACTCCTATGATCATATAGTTGAAAGCACTTTTACAAGATTTTAAAACCCAACTCGGACTGCCTGGTCGAACTGGTTGAATTGTTGACGAGGCCGTTGGGTGATCCAGGTTATAGTTCAAACCTAGAAGGGTTTAAAAATCGATCTTTTTTATTAAAACTAGTTAAATCAGTTGGTTCAACCATTGGACTGCTAGACTAGAGCAATTTTCATTAACGCGGGTCTAGTTTTATGTATTAGTCAAAAAccaaatttttgctcaaaatttaaaattgcTAAAGCTTTACAGAGATGAAACCATATAGTCTTATGAATAGTCAGAATTTCTAAAGAGCAAACATACGAAGCAACAGACATATATGAATTGTCTATTGCTACAGAAATCAAACTTATTTTTGCAACTTATAGACATATATTTACCAGAAATTTGAGCAAACATACGGAGCAACAGAAATCAAATAGATTTGGCTACTTAGAAACTTACATTTTACTGGTAAGTATTCatcttttttcatcatttttctagccttatttTTATGCTAAAAAGTGATAACTTTTTGGCAATTAATCTTTGGaccttttgaaatttgaagaaaaatttagGAGATAACATATATtacaaattttgtttaaaaaaaattctactgCTATAAATTAGCTAagcctttgattttttttttttcatttaatctCTTGGTTGCATTGTTATTTTTGCTatttcaaacaaattttttatcTTGTTCTagcatttttcttgatttttcccCTAAACATTATGATTTTGAGACTTCACTTGTTTTTCaacatttttatttctttccggcattcatattttgattttacttttttttagcGAATTGTTTCTCAACTTTAAGCTcaaattatttactttttttacttttattgttTCTTTGCAGACTTCTTTCCGgcattagttttctttttttcctataTATATAGATGAATAACCTAGTATTATGTAGATTTAAGAATAGTGATACATTATTAATTTGTGTGACATTCAATTCTGAATATGAacattttggcaaaaaaaagaaaaaacggagcttgaaaaaaagaaattgaacctgGTTCTAATTTCCTATAAAACTAGAATACAGTAGATGACCTATTTCAATATTTTTCCCTATATGTTAGATGTGACTAAATAGGTACCAATCATAAGTTAATGTGCCATGTCACAAACCTGCAGAATATCAATTACGATAAACTATTATTATGTACTTCATCATTTTTTCAATTgcttttagaatttttttttgcttatgtTAATTATTCAAAAGATTAGCATTTTTGTTATGTCACACTCGTCACTTGATTACTAAAACAAACTCAATTTtatgcaaaaatttaaaaatggaAGTTTCTTTGGCATGCAACTCTAGTTCACAATCTAACCCATCTCTAAGTGTTAGAAGTAAGTCTGATATTACTTAGGATTAGAAAAGAAAGTCATTCCTATCAACTGATGCTTAGGGTTTCTCGTTAGAGTTATTGCCGATCATGGCCACTTCAGCTGCCTTTCAACCAATGGTTGGAGGGCAACCACCGTTTGTAAACTACCCTCGCTTCACCAGAAGTCCTTCTTCTCTTTATTTTCGTTTTGGGACTAGCTAGCATTGGAGTTGCAGGTCAACAAGATAACCAAGAAGGGAGAACAAGCTATGGTTTTCTGAAGTCATGACATGGTAAATATCACAACTCTCTTCCACCTATCTTTGGTGGAAAAATTCTCGAAGAGAAGACCACGTATGGAGGAGATTCATAAATTCTTTTCCGCCTTAGATTTGAAAGATATTGCCATGGTTGGCTTGTTGGAACATCAACATGTGCTAATTTGTTTGAATAACGAAACGGACTTTCACCAAATTTGGGGACGGAATATATGATATATCTATGGGTGCCCTATGCGAGTGTTTAAATGCTCCCCTTCTTTTCACGTTGACAAGGAGCTAGCGATTGCTCCAGTTTGATTTTCACTTCCGAAGCTGCCTATtcatttgttcaaaaaggagtGTTTGTTCCATATAGTTTCCTGCTTGGGTAGACCATTGTTCATGGATTCTGCCACAATTGCATTGTCCCCGCCTAGTGTTGCTCGAGTCTGTGTGGAAATCGACCTGTTGAATCCGTTACCGaagcgggtttgggttggggtAGGCACCAATGACGCAGAGGATTTTTGGCAACCACTTGAGCCTGAGAATCTACCACTATATTGTAGCTTTTGCTTTGGCAGGGGCACTCTGAAGTTGATTATCGAGTTCGAAATCCAGAGCTATGGGATAGGTTTAATCAGCAACGAAATCAAGTGATGCGTCATGAGCAAAGGGTTGTTATTGTTGAATTTCACCCAAAGCAACCTAGGGAGGGATTGGAGAAGCAGAATGCTCATGGCGATCTTGAGGCGAAGGCTGCTAAGGCGAAAGTAAATACAGCTCCTAATACAGGAACTGGGAAAAAGTGGAGAAGGTTGGGGAGGCAGCATAGGTGAGGCTGTCACCTTCGTTGGCGATGATGGAGGGATTGGAAGGATGCAGACCTGGAGCAAAGTAGGTAGGCCGGCTGGATGGGGAGTCTTCGCACTAGGTGCAGATTACTGATGTGGATGCACAAAACTTAGGTGCATCTTCGCAGCAGCTAGTTTTATTAGGGACTTGTTCAATGGACGAAAGTTTACCTCTAGAGGGGGATAGCAAGTATGCATAGCCTACACAACAAGGGATCAAGTTCATGATGATCACCATGAGGGAGGGTTTGCGTATGGAGGTGAGTTGTAGCGACCAGAAATGGCAAGAGGGAGTTTATCTCCTCGCTTTAGTTCGGACCAACTGTAATCAACGACAACATCGtcaattcttgattttttcAACTTAGACCTAATTATTCAAGAGGTCCAGGACAGAATCCAGCTCAGCGATGGCTTTCAATTGATTTCTAATCTGAAGCAGAAGGGGGTGAGAGCAAAGTTCCCATCAGACAGGTTACTACATTCCAAGTCTAAAGCTTCAACTAACTCTTTTGCTGCTTTATTTGATGATTAATTACCTCTTCTAGAATATAAGAGGTGTGTCTCGTACCCCTAATCTTCGTAGATTGCAACATTAATTCTTCAATATGATATTCAAGGGTTGGCTTGTGTGAACCAAAACTAGCTCCAACTCGGGTTAACATTCAATCCATCAAAATAAAGTTTTGAATGGATTTAGTTTTGTTGAATGATGATGGTTTGGTATGGGTGTTTTTCTCTAACTCATCTGTCTGTGACTTTGTTGGGAAGTCGGACCAATATTTGTCGATTAAAATTCAGTCTTATATGGTCATATTTCCagtgattttttcttttgtcgaTGCCAAATGGACGGTGGAGGATCGTGCGGTGTTTTAGCTAACTTTGTTGAATGATAGGTCGTTGTCTTAATCTTGAGTTATCGTTGGTGACTTTAATATGGTGGTGGCagaggaagagaagagaagggATGTACCATTTAGGCATGGAAAAGTGTGGAGTTGCTGTCATTTATATCTGTAGCTGGGTTGGCGAATGCGAGTTTTTCGGGATCCAAGTACACGTGGTGTAATAATAGGTAGGGCTGTGCTAGGATATGGAAGCGACTAGACAAATTGCTCTATGATCAAATGGCAATGGATTTGGAGTTTAGTTTTGTAGTTCAATATTTGAGTAAAGCTCCTTCTAATCATGCTCCTGTTTTGATGTCTACTACAACTCGTTTGGATAATTCGGCTaaaccttttttatttttaaattattggaCCACGCACGACTCGCTGATGGATTTAATACGGAAAAACTGGCAGGTGGACTTTGTAAGGGATCTGTTGTACATCTTGGCTGCGAAGTTACGTCATCTGAAAGGTATGCTTCGGGCCTGGTCAAGAGAATCTTTTGGCAATATTTTTAACATGGTTATGGTGGTAAAGTGGGAGGTGTCACAGTTGGAAGTTTGTTTTGATGAAAACCCCTCAGATCATCACCGCATCCATTTGATTGAGTTGAGTGCAAAGCTTTGTAATGCGCAGGTTAATAAGGATATGTTCTGGCATCATAAAGCAAAATTGCAATGGCTCTCGAATGGGGATAGgaactcaaaattttttcatGCTGTTGTGACTAAACGGAGGCATAAAGCAGTTATCCATCGGATTAGATCCAGGAGTGGCGAATGGTTGGAAGCGGAAGTTGAGATTGCAAAGGAGGTTGTATCCTATTTCCAGGAGCTATTTTCAACTAATTCGGGTCCTCTTCATTCTCAAGTGTTAGACGTGATTCCAAAGCAATTAACTGACCAGGATAACGCTGATTTGGAGTGGTTCCCTACCTTAGAAGAGGTTAAAGATGTTATTTTCTTCATGGATGCTGACAATGTGGCTGGGTCGGATAGGTACTCAAGGATGATTTTTATGTTTGCTTGGGAAGTTGTGGCTACTGACGTGTATATTATTGTGTGTAGTTTTTTCTATGGAGTTGAGTTGCAGAGGAGTATAATTGCAACATCTATTATCTTAATCCCCAAATTAGCTCACCCTAAGATTTTTCACAATTCCTGCCGATTAGTCTGTGTACCTTTGTgaataaaataatttcaaaagtgtTGGCACAAAGATTGGCGAAGATCTTACCCGACATTATCTCTTCTAATCAAAGTGACTTTGTTTAAGGGCAGCAAATATCTAATAGATTCCTTCTGGCCCAAGAATTAATCTCGAGGATTCAAAGACCGAATAGAGGGGGTAATGTTATTCTTAAATCAGACATGGCTAAAGCCTGCAAGTTTTTCGTCAATTTGGCTTTTGTAGATTGGTGAGTAACGTGTGGTTCTCTGTAATTATTAATAAGTCCCCTCAAAGATTCTTCAAATCTACAAGGGGGATTTGCCAAGGTAATTCTATCTCCCCAACGTTATTCATTGTGGGAGCAGAGGTATTGTCTCAATCCCTTAATGCTTTGATAAGGGTCTGAGGTTATTGTCCCTTTCAAGATTCCTAGAGGGTGCCCTGATATTATTCATCTAGCTTATACTGATGACATGATGATATTTAGTAGTGAGTTGAAGGGTTCTTTACAACTGATAATGCGTGTCTTGGAAGCATATTGTAAGGTGTCTGGACAGTAAGTGAATCAATAGAAGAGTGATTTTTTAGTCCATTGGAGGCTTGGCCC of Coffea arabica cultivar ET-39 chromosome 5c, Coffea Arabica ET-39 HiFi, whole genome shotgun sequence contains these proteins:
- the LOC113689272 gene encoding uncharacterized protein — protein: MDLIRKNWQVDFVRDLLYILAAKLRHLKGMLRAWSRESFGNIFNMVMVVKWEVSQLEVCFDENPSDHHRIHLIELSAKLCNAQVNKDMFWHHKAKLQWLSNGDRNSKFFHAVVTKRRHKAVIHRIRSRSGEWLEAEVEIAKEVVSYFQELFSTNSGPLHSQVLDVIPKQLTDQDNADLEWFPTLEEVKDVIFFMDADNVAGSDRLVSNVWFSVIINKSPQRFFKSTRGICQGNSISPTLFIVGAEIPRGCPDIIHLAYTDDMMIFSSELKGSLQLIMRVLEAYCKVSGQ